The region CGGCGCCAAATACATCATCATCGGCCACTCCGAACGCCGTACTTATCATCACGAAAGCGACGAATTCATCGCTAAAAAATTCGCCGTGCTGAAAGAAACCGGCCTGATTCCGGTACTGTGCATCGGTGAAACCGAAGCCGAAAACGAAGCCGGCCAGACCGAAGCCGTATGCGCGCGTCAACTGGATGCCGTGCTGAATACGCTGGGTGCAAAAGCGTTCGAAAACACCGTGGTTGCCTATGAGCCGGTTTGGGCCATCGGCACCGGCAAATCCGCCACCCCGGCGCAGGCGCAGGCGGTGCATAAATTCATCCGCAACCACATCGCTAAACAGGATGCAGCGGTAGCCGAGCAGGTAATCATTCAGTACGGCGGGTCGGTCAATGCCGCCAACGCCGCTGAGCTCTTCACCCAGCCGGACATCGACGGCGCGCTGGTTGGCGGCGCCTCGCTGAAAGCCGATGCCTTCGCGGTCATCGTCAAAGCGGCCGCCGAAGCCAAAAGCCAAGCCTGATTAGCCCCGCTGATATCGCATAACGGCTCCTCTTCGGGAGCCGTTTTTTTATGCCTTTTTTCCACCCATGCCGGCTGCATTCATCATTCTGTCATTTTCTCTGTCTAGGTTTTACCACACATGTTTATTTGTTACTTAATTTAACAGCGAGTGAATGACAATGATCCGTAAGGCTTTGATCCGCAAAACTCTGATCAACAAAACCCTGATCCACAAAACCCTGCTCTCTTCTCTGATGATGACGCTTATCGCCGGTAGCGCACTGGCCGCCAGCGCCGATTACCACCGTCAGGCTCAGGGCGACATCACTCAGCCCGGCGGCGCGCGCCGCCTCAGCGCCGATCAGACCGAGATGCTGAAAGCCTCACTCAACGCGAAAACCGCCAAAAACGTGATTCTGCTGATTGGCGACGGCATGGGCGACTCTGAAATCACTGCCGCGCGCAACTACGCGCTGGGCGCAGGCGGTTTCTTCAAAGGCATCGACGCGCTGCCGCTGACCGGTCAGTACACCCACTACTCGCTGGACAAGAAAACCCGCAAACCGGACTACGTCACCGACTCCGCCGCGTCGGCCACTGCCTGGTCCAGCGGCGTCAAAACCTACAACGGCGCGCTGGGCGTGGATGTGGACGGCAAAGACCACAGCACGCTGATTGAAATCGCCAAAGCGGCGGGCAAAGCCACCGGCAACGTTTCCACCGCCGAACTGGAAGACGCCACGCCGGCCGCAATGGTGTCGCACGTAACGTCCCGTAAGTGCTACGGCCCGGAAAAAACCAGCCAGCAGTGCCCGACTAACGCACTGGAAAACGGCGGCCGCGGTTCCATCGCCGAACAGCTGCTGGTTAGCCGCGCCGATGTCACGCTGGGCGGTGGCGCGGCCACGTTCAAAGAAATCGCCAAAGCCGGTAAATATCAGGGTAAAAGCCTGAAAGAACAGGCGGACGCGCTGGGCTACCACCTCGTAACCGATCTGGACGGCATGAATGCCGTTACCGCCGCCAGCCAGAGCAAGCCGGTGCTGGGCCTGTTCGCCGACGGCAACATGCCGGTGCGCTGGCAGGGACCGAAAGCCAGCTACCACGGCAACCTCGATAAACCGGTAGTGACCTGTGAACCCAACGCCCAGCGCGGCGCCGGCGTACCGACACTGTCGCAAATGACCGATAAAGCCATCCAGTTGTTGAGCAAGAACAAAAACGGTTTCTTCCTGCAGGTGGAAGGCGCCTCTATCGACAAGCAGGACCACGCCGCCAACCCGTGCGGTCAGTTCGGCGAAACGGTGGATCTGGACGAAGCGGTACAGAAAGCGCTGGAATTCGCCCGTCGCGACGGTAACACGCTGGTGATCGTCACCGCCGACCACGCCCACTCCAGCCAGATCGTCGAAAACGGCGCCAAAGCACCGGGCCTGACGCAGGCGCTGAACACCAAAGATGACGCAGTGATGACCATCAGCTACGGCAACTCGGAAGAAGAGTCGCAGGGCCACACCGGCACCCAGCTGCGCATCGCCGCCTACGGTCCGCACGCCGCTAACGTGGTGGGACTGACCGACCAGACCGACCTGTTCTACACCATGAAAAACGCGATGGGACTGAAATAATCCCGGCATCCGATAGCATAGCCGTCGATCCGCAATCATAAAAAAGGCAGGTACGAAACCTGCCTTTTTATCTGATAGACAACAACGGGTTACATTACAACGAGTTCGCCGCCGGAATTTGCTGCGTAATACAGTGGATGTTGCCGCCGCCCAGCAGGATCTCACGGGCTGGCACACCGCTTACCAGGTAGTCAGGGAACATCTGTTGCAACAGCCCATGCGCCTGTGCATCGGTGCGTTCATCCAGCAGCGGGTAAATGATCTGCTGATTGCTGATCAGAAAATTGACGTACGACCCTGCCAGCCGCGACCCGGCGTTACGTTCAATGGCGTTGCCATCGGTCACGCCCGCCGCTTCTTCCGGCGTAGCGTACAGCGGACCCGGCGCCGGCAGTTTCCAGATTTTCAGCGCCCGTCCCTGCGCATCCTTCACCTGCGATAGCACCTGATACGCCGCCAGAGAGCGGGCGTACTGTGGGTCGGTTTCATCGTCGGTCCAGTGCAACGCCACTTCGCCGGGGCGCACAAAACAGCACATGTTGTCGATGTGACCGTCGGTTTCGTCGTTATACACGCCCTCTTCCAGCCAGATAAAGGCGGTGACGCCGAGATAATCCCGCAGCAGTTGTTCAATCTGCGCCTTGTTCAGGTGCGGATTGCGGTTCGGGTTCAGCAGGCACTCGGCAGTGGTCAGCAGCGTGCCTTCGCCATCGGTGTGGATGGAGCCGCCTTCCAGAATCAGCGGGGCGGCGTAACGCGCATCGCCGTGATACGCCAGCACCTGCGCCGCCACGTTTTCGTCACGACGCCAGTCTTCGTACAGTCCGCCCAAGTCACCGCCCCAGGCGTTGAACTGCCAGTCGACGCCACGGCGTTCGCCGGCGTCGTTCAGCACCACGGTTGGCCCGGTGTCGCGCATCCAGGCGTCGTCGCTTTCCATTTCCACCAGCGTGACGCCGGCCGGCATGACGCGTTTGGCCAGCGCCATCTGGTCGCGCGGTACGCCCATGATAACCGGCGTGGTCTGCGCAATCGCAGCGGCGACGGCGGCAAAGGTTTGCTGAGCCGGAATGGCATCCCCTTGCGAACGCCAGTTGTCGCGGCGATACGGCCACAACATCCATACGGCGTCGTGCGGCGCCCATTCCGCCGGCATGGAGAAACCGTCCTGCAACGGCGTGGTCAGTTCAGACATCGCTTATCTCCAGGTCTTGCCGTCAGACGTGCCGATTACGCCGTACATGTCCGGGCGGCGATCGCGGAACAGACCCCAGGAAGCGCGCTGCGCGGCAATAGCGTCCAGATCGAACTCGTGCACCAGCACCGCTTCATCCGTTTTATTGGCCTGCGCCACCAGCGCGCCGGTTTGATCGGCGATGAACGACGAACCGTAGAAGGTCATTTCCAGACCGTCGATATATTTGCTGGCTTCGGTACCGATACGGTTGGAGGCGATCACCGGAACCAGGTTGGCGGCGGCATGGCCCTGCTGTACGCGGGTCCAGTGCGGCTGGCTGTCGATGTCCGGATACGCCGGTTCGGAGCCGATGGCGGTCGGGTAGAAAATCAGCTCGGCGCCCTTGAGCGCCAGGCAACGGGCGGTTTCCGGGAACCATTGATCCCAGCAGATGCCCACGCCTACTTTGGCGTAGCGGGTTTGCCACACTTTGAAACCGGTGTCGCCCGGAATAAAGAACTGTTTTTCCTGATAGGCCGGGCCGTTCGGAATATGGGTTTTGCGATACACGTCCAGCACGCTGCCGTCGGCGTCGATCATCACCAACGAGTTGTAGTAGGCATTATTGGCGCGCTCGAAGAAGCTCAGCGGCAGCACCACTTCCAGCTCGGCCGCCAGCGCGGAGAAGTGTTGGATAAGCTCGCTGGTTGCCAGCTCCTGCGCCAGCGCATAATGCTCCGGACTCTGGTCGATGCAGAAATAAGGCGCAGCAAACAATTCCTGAATCAGAATGATTTGTGCCCCCTGAGCATGCGCCTGACGCACCAGCCTTTCGGCGTTTTCGATATTGTTTGGCAAATCCCAGGTGCAGGCCATCTGCGTGGCGGCAACGGTAACTTTTGTCATGCGAAAACCTCAATAATTTCTGTATGGGTGCTCATGCCTGCGCCACCAGCGGCGTGGTAATAGCAAGAGTCTGGTAAAAAGTTTAGGTCAACAACTCACCCTGTGCCCGGCGAGCGCCGTCATGCGTGAAGCGGCACAGCAGGGCCGCGCCATTATGCCAGCGAATCATGACGGTGGGGATGCACTGCGCCTCCCGTTACCGGCTGCCGGCACGCGTATCGTTCGCCAATGATTTTGCCGTTTTCTATTTTCCAATAAGAAATCCCGCCTTGGTGAGCGGGATTTGCTTTTTTGGCCCGGCCGTCGCCGGGCTCGCATCAGAACAGCTTCTTGGCGGTATTAAGCCAGTCGCCTTTGAACGGGCGCTTCATGTTCTCGATGGCGTCGATAATATCATGATGGACCAGTTTTTCATTCTGGATCCCGACGCACCGGCCGCCGTAGCCTTGCTGCAGCAGTTCGATGGAGTACGCGCCCATGCGGGAGGCAAGGATACGGTCATACGCTACCGGCGACCCGCCGCGCTGGATGTGACCCAGCACGGTGGCGCGGGTTTCGCGCCCGGTTTCCTGCTCGATGTAGCGCGCCAGTTCGCCCACATCGCACACCAGTTCGGTAATGGCCACAATGGCGTGCTTTTTGCCTCTGGCGATACCGGCTTTGATCTCTTCAACCAAATCTTCCGGTTTGAAATCCACTTCCGGCAAGACAATGAATTCACAGCCGCCGGCAATCGCCGCCGCCAGCGTCAGATCGCCGCAATGGCGCCCCATCACTTCCACGATGGAAATACGCTGGTGTGAAGAAGAGGTGTCACGCAGGCGGTCAATCGCTTCCACCACGGTTTCCAGCGCGGTGAAATAACCGATGGTGTAGTCGGTGCCGGCAACGTCGTTATCAATGGTGCCCGGCAAGCCGATGCAAGGGAAGCCCATTTCCGTCAGGCGTTTGGCCCCCATGTAGGAACCGTCGCCGCCGATCACCACCAGCGCGTCCAGGCAGCGTTTTTTCATGTTTTCCACGCACACCTGACGCACCGCTTCTTCGCGGAACGCCGGAAAACGGGCGGACCCGAGGAACGTGCCGCCGCGGTTGATCACGTCCGACACGCTATAGCGGTCCAACTGCACCATGCGATCTTCGTACAAACCCAGATAGCCATCATAGATGCCGTATACGTCCAGGTTTTCCGCTAACCCTGCTCGCACCACGCCACGAATGGCCGCATTCATTCCCGGCGCATCGCCACCGCTCGTCAGTACTCCGATTTTTTTAATCATGACAACCTCTGGATTTGTAGATGTAAACTCGCAGATTCTTCTATCTCAAGGCCCACAGGACAAAGCCTAACCGTTTATGAGCATATTATAACAAATACCCACAGCTGAATTGATTCAGGTCAGGCCTAATGCCCCATAAAAATCTACCGCATATCACATTTTTACAACACTTTCGGATATCGGCGGTGTTCTCTCGCCTGTTAGCCCGCCCTGAACGCAGTCGTGCGCCGCGGACTTAAAGCACCCAGCGACCACGCTGTTCCTGAGGCACCACCGAAACGGGATCCTGATGAATGATAACGTCTGAACCGGGGAAACGCTTGAGCAATGCCTGCTCCAGTTCGTCCGCAATCTGATGTGATTCCACCAGCGGCAGGTTATCCGCCATTTCGAGATGCAGTTGGATAAAGCGGGTCGGGCCTGAACGGCGAGTGCGCAGCTGATGCGCGCCGCTTACGCCCGGCCATGAGGA is a window of Dickeya solani IPO 2222 DNA encoding:
- the tpiA gene encoding triose-phosphate isomerase — protein: MRHPLVMGNWKLNGSTSMVHELIAGLRNELSAVTGCGVAIAPPAIYLDQAKHLLAGSRIALGAQNVDVNLAGAFTGETSAAMLKDIGAKYIIIGHSERRTYHHESDEFIAKKFAVLKETGLIPVLCIGETEAENEAGQTEAVCARQLDAVLNTLGAKAFENTVVAYEPVWAIGTGKSATPAQAQAVHKFIRNHIAKQDAAVAEQVIIQYGGSVNAANAAELFTQPDIDGALVGGASLKADAFAVIVKAAAEAKSQA
- the aguA gene encoding agmatine deiminase; translation: MSELTTPLQDGFSMPAEWAPHDAVWMLWPYRRDNWRSQGDAIPAQQTFAAVAAAIAQTTPVIMGVPRDQMALAKRVMPAGVTLVEMESDDAWMRDTGPTVVLNDAGERRGVDWQFNAWGGDLGGLYEDWRRDENVAAQVLAYHGDARYAAPLILEGGSIHTDGEGTLLTTAECLLNPNRNPHLNKAQIEQLLRDYLGVTAFIWLEEGVYNDETDGHIDNMCCFVRPGEVALHWTDDETDPQYARSLAAYQVLSQVKDAQGRALKIWKLPAPGPLYATPEEAAGVTDGNAIERNAGSRLAGSYVNFLISNQQIIYPLLDERTDAQAHGLLQQMFPDYLVSGVPAREILLGGGNIHCITQQIPAANSL
- the pfkA gene encoding 6-phosphofructokinase, with protein sequence MIKKIGVLTSGGDAPGMNAAIRGVVRAGLAENLDVYGIYDGYLGLYEDRMVQLDRYSVSDVINRGGTFLGSARFPAFREEAVRQVCVENMKKRCLDALVVIGGDGSYMGAKRLTEMGFPCIGLPGTIDNDVAGTDYTIGYFTALETVVEAIDRLRDTSSSHQRISIVEVMGRHCGDLTLAAAIAGGCEFIVLPEVDFKPEDLVEEIKAGIARGKKHAIVAITELVCDVGELARYIEQETGRETRATVLGHIQRGGSPVAYDRILASRMGAYSIELLQQGYGGRCVGIQNEKLVHHDIIDAIENMKRPFKGDWLNTAKKLF
- the aguB gene encoding N-carbamoylputrescine amidase, whose amino-acid sequence is MTKVTVAATQMACTWDLPNNIENAERLVRQAHAQGAQIILIQELFAAPYFCIDQSPEHYALAQELATSELIQHFSALAAELEVVLPLSFFERANNAYYNSLVMIDADGSVLDVYRKTHIPNGPAYQEKQFFIPGDTGFKVWQTRYAKVGVGICWDQWFPETARCLALKGAELIFYPTAIGSEPAYPDIDSQPHWTRVQQGHAAANLVPVIASNRIGTEASKYIDGLEMTFYGSSFIADQTGALVAQANKTDEAVLVHEFDLDAIAAQRASWGLFRDRRPDMYGVIGTSDGKTWR
- the phoA gene encoding alkaline phosphatase, producing MTMIRKALIRKTLINKTLIHKTLLSSLMMTLIAGSALAASADYHRQAQGDITQPGGARRLSADQTEMLKASLNAKTAKNVILLIGDGMGDSEITAARNYALGAGGFFKGIDALPLTGQYTHYSLDKKTRKPDYVTDSAASATAWSSGVKTYNGALGVDVDGKDHSTLIEIAKAAGKATGNVSTAELEDATPAAMVSHVTSRKCYGPEKTSQQCPTNALENGGRGSIAEQLLVSRADVTLGGGAATFKEIAKAGKYQGKSLKEQADALGYHLVTDLDGMNAVTAASQSKPVLGLFADGNMPVRWQGPKASYHGNLDKPVVTCEPNAQRGAGVPTLSQMTDKAIQLLSKNKNGFFLQVEGASIDKQDHAANPCGQFGETVDLDEAVQKALEFARRDGNTLVIVTADHAHSSQIVENGAKAPGLTQALNTKDDAVMTISYGNSEEESQGHTGTQLRIAAYGPHAANVVGLTDQTDLFYTMKNAMGLK